From uncultured Desulfobacter sp.:
TTTTCTTTAACCCGGTTCTAAGTATCTTTATTGCGTCATCATTTTTCCCTACAGCATCCAAAAGCTGTGCATATCTGATATAAGCAGGTACATAACCCGGTTTGAATTTTAAGATTTTCCTATAGTTTTTAACTGCCGCCATTAAATTCCCCTGTTCTTTGTAAATATAGGCTTCATTCATAAGCTGAGAGTAGAATAGTTTATGTTTTGGCTTTAAATAACCTCTTAAAAAATTGAATTCATTCATTGCGCTACTAAGAGCCTCTTTACGGTCAGCCTCAACTGCCTTGTAATTTTGGGGCAAAGATAATTTATAACGATTAATCCAGTTTAAGGCTGTGCAATAATGGTGGGTATATCTAATAACATCTTTCCCGATAACTTTCGTCCATTTCTCGTATTCAAGCTTCGCCGACTCCGGAACATTTTTCCCGAATCCTCTATTTTCAGTGCCAGTCCATTGATTTTGAACTATAATTCTGTTTTGGCACCAACGCGGCATGGCCGCCAGTTCATTACGGGTGAAGAATATCCCCTTATTCATTTTTGCCGAAACATTATCCGGTAAAATCAGTAAATAAAGAAAAAAAAAGAAAGCAAAGTACTTTAATCCACTGTTTATAATGTTTATAAATCGATTGTTACTTGTGAAAATTTTCATAATATATTTCCTATGCATTATTTATTTTGGTTAAATAATGTCGCAATCAATTTTATTATATTTTTGCTTTTTTGGAACACAAAATTTACAGGTGTTGTAATAGCACGCCCTATTTTAAGAGACCAACTATTGTCTTTTTGTAATAATAGTTCCTCGATAAGTTGAAATACTTGTTCTCTAAATTTCGCTTGGTTGCCGGTATAATTTA
This genomic window contains:
- a CDS encoding tetratricopeptide repeat protein codes for the protein MKIFTSNNRFINIINSGLKYFAFFFFLYLLILPDNVSAKMNKGIFFTRNELAAMPRWCQNRIIVQNQWTGTENRGFGKNVPESAKLEYEKWTKVIGKDVIRYTHHYCTALNWINRYKLSLPQNYKAVEADRKEALSSAMNEFNFLRGYLKPKHKLFYSQLMNEAYIYKEQGNLMAAVKNYRKILKFKPGYVPAYIRYAQLLDAVGKNDDAIKILRTGLKKTKGAKSIKNEITRIEESGSSN